GTCTCTATAATAATGGGTACAGTTTTTCTAAAGGAAAGTTTCTCAATTAACCAAATAATTGGTTCACTCATGATATTGGTAGGCGTATTCGGAACTCAGTACACTAATATAATGCAAACAAAAAACAGGACTGCGTAGTCCTGTTTTTTGTTTGCTATTTAATTTCCGATAGTGGTTTTTCCTCTATCAGCTTTGCTTTTACTATTAATCTTTGTTTATTCGAATACATTGGATGGCATGTTATAAGTGTAATTGTAGGCACATCCAAATCTGGTTCTAGAACGTGAATATCAGTTGGCTTTACAATCAGAATGTCATATACCTCATATTTTTGCTGAGTTGTCTTTGTCTTTATATAAACTTCATCTAGCAGTCCAAGCTCTCCTAGCCTATTAAAAAATCTTGAAAAGGTATGGCTTCTATGACCTGCAAATGCTGCATTTCCAGTTTGCCCAGGCATAGGAGTTTCTTTCATATGTCCTATTGCCTGAAGCAAAACCTTTTCGGTAGTTCCTTCCATTAACGGGAGCGTTAGTTCAATCCTCGGGATATGGATTATCCCTATAACAGAACCTATATCGATTTTACTATTGTCATTTGAGTTTATATCTACAATTACAAACTCGCCTTCTTTTAGAGGCTCTCCCTCATCCGTCGAGGAAACAGTCTGAAAGGTCTCTTCAAAATCCCTTATCATCTCATCTTGTTTATTTTTATTGTAGATATTTCCTCCAATAGGAATCAAAATCAAAATCAGTCCTAATATTATCAGTATCAAGGATATCTTCTTTTTCATAATAAACGCTCCTCGTATAGTAAATACTACAGAAATTATCTGCTAAGCAATCGCTTTTTATTTATTAAATTATACCATAGCTTAGTCAATTATTTTAAATATTCCTGCTCATATCCATACATAAAAGCTTTTTTATTTAGCTCGACAAATTTAGCCGGTAGATATTGTTCAAATGTTTTAAACCAAGTTTCAACAGAAATATCCATATACCTAGCAGCAATTCCTAAAAGCAATATATTTGCTATTGCTGGATTTCCCATCTTTGCTCCTGTTGCAGTAGCATCAAGAGATATCACCTCAGAGTTTTGCTTCATATTTTCTAGCACATCATCAGGATAGTCTTTATCTCCTTGCTGAACTAAAGTCGGAGCTATTTCATACTCATTTATAATTGCTATGGAATTATTTTGCTTTAGCATATGCTTCCATCTTTTAGATTCTAGTTTTTCAAAAGCAATGAGTATATCTGCATCTCCTGGAGCGATGTTTGGAGAGTGGATTTTATCGCCCATCTTAACACTTCCCCATATAGTACCACCTCTTTGAGATAGGCCAATTACGTCATTTGTTTTGACATCAAGTCCTGATAAAAAAGCAGCTTGTGATATTATTTGAGTAGTTAGAACAAGCCCTTGTCCACCTACTCCAGCTAAGATTAAGTTTTTATTTTTCATGGCTACCTCCTTGCTCTACTTCGCTTCTTTTTATTGCATTTACTGGACATACTTGAGCACAAATAGAACATCCTACGCATTGGTTTTTATCTATAGATGATTTGAGTTTTTCAATTCCCTCATATTTTTTCATTCTAAGTGGAGGACAGTTAGTTTTTATACAAGTTTTACATCCTATACAAATATTAGGGTCCACATAAAAATGAGGCTCTTTGATTTTAAATTTAAGTGCGCAAGGTCTAGATGTAATAACTATAGAAATTCCAGGTCTTTTTATAGCTGCATTAATAACTTCCTTGGCCTTAGGATAATCAAACTGATCTATTCTTTGAATATCTTCATAACCCATGGTTTTCAATAAATCATCTATGCTTATATCTTGACCAACATTATCTCTATGCTTTGAACTTGCTGTAGGCTGTCCACCAGTCATAGCAGTTGTTCCGTTATCAAGCACTAACATAGTTATATTTTCATCGCCTTTAAGCTGGTATCTAAGATTTGCAAATCCTGTAAGCCCACTGTGAAAGAAAGTTCCATCTCCTATAACTCCAACTACAGGTCTTTCATCTCCTATTTTGTCCATGGCAAGCCTCATGCCTTTAATCATTCCAAGAGAAGCTCCCATGCTTATGTTGGTTTTTAAAACTTCAAAAGGATATAAAATACCCATGGAATAACATCCAATATCCCCTACTACTAAAGCCTTAGCTTTTTTAAGTATGTCAAATACTGGTCTGTGTGGACATCCAGAGCAGAAAAGTGGACCTCTAGAAATTGTTTCTTCCACCTTAGCTACCTCATATTTCGTTTCATTAATAAGCCCAGCATCTTTAAGTCCTTTTTCAATTACATCTATATTCAATTCACCTGTAAACGAGAACCATTTTTTACCTTCACAAGATATGCCTTCAATTTTCAATTCATTCTCTATAAAAGGCATCATTTCTTCAATAATTACTATACGAGCATATTTTTTTGAAAGCTCTTTTATTTTATCCATAGGTAAAGGATAAACCATACCAAGCTTAAGCACGCTAAGCTTATCTGTTACTTCCATCAGGTTTTCATAAGCCAATCCTGATGTAATAATAAGTACATCATCACTTACATGATTTAATTTGTTAACGTTTGCCTCATCTGCCCATTTTGATAACTTTTCTATTCTTTCTTGCATATTAAATTGAGCTTTAAAGGTATACGGAGGAAGCATACAGTATTTTGCAGGATCTTCTTCAAATTTGTTGCTTGGAACTTCTTTTCTATCCTCTAGCTCAACTATGCTTCTGCTGTGACAGAGTCTACTAGTAATTCTAAGCATCATAGGCAAATTATATTCTTCACTTAACTCAAAAGCTAGCTTTGTAAAATCTTTCGCTTCCTGAGAATTACTAGGATCCAAAATAGCCATATTCGCAAATTTGCCAAGTATACGATTATCTTGTTCATTTTGGGAACTAGCCATTCCTGGATCATCTCCAGTAACTAATAAAA
This is a stretch of genomic DNA from Acetoanaerobium sticklandii. It encodes these proteins:
- a CDS encoding class D sortase: MKKKISLILIILGLILILIPIGGNIYNKNKQDEMIRDFEETFQTVSSTDEGEPLKEGEFVIVDINSNDNSKIDIGSVIGIIHIPRIELTLPLMEGTTEKVLLQAIGHMKETPMPGQTGNAAFAGHRSHTFSRFFNRLGELGLLDEVYIKTKTTQQKYEVYDILIVKPTDIHVLEPDLDVPTITLITCHPMYSNKQRLIVKAKLIEEKPLSEIK
- a CDS encoding indolepyruvate oxidoreductase subunit beta; protein product: MKNKNLILAGVGGQGLVLTTQIISQAAFLSGLDVKTNDVIGLSQRGGTIWGSVKMGDKIHSPNIAPGDADILIAFEKLESKRWKHMLKQNNSIAIINEYEIAPTLVQQGDKDYPDDVLENMKQNSEVISLDATATGAKMGNPAIANILLLGIAARYMDISVETWFKTFEQYLPAKFVELNKKAFMYGYEQEYLK
- a CDS encoding thiamine pyrophosphate-dependent enzyme encodes the protein MPIEKQVMSGNAAIARGFYEAGGKVAASYPGSPTVELLEHVREFPEIYAEFSTNEKVALEVAIGSSMGGVRSMVSMKHVGVNIAMDPLMTFTQTHLNGGFLLVTGDDPGMASSQNEQDNRILGKFANMAILDPSNSQEAKDFTKLAFELSEEYNLPMMLRITSRLCHSRSIVELEDRKEVPSNKFEEDPAKYCMLPPYTFKAQFNMQERIEKLSKWADEANVNKLNHVSDDVLIITSGLAYENLMEVTDKLSVLKLGMVYPLPMDKIKELSKKYARIVIIEEMMPFIENELKIEGISCEGKKWFSFTGELNIDVIEKGLKDAGLINETKYEVAKVEETISRGPLFCSGCPHRPVFDILKKAKALVVGDIGCYSMGILYPFEVLKTNISMGASLGMIKGMRLAMDKIGDERPVVGVIGDGTFFHSGLTGFANLRYQLKGDENITMLVLDNGTTAMTGGQPTASSKHRDNVGQDISIDDLLKTMGYEDIQRIDQFDYPKAKEVINAAIKRPGISIVITSRPCALKFKIKEPHFYVDPNICIGCKTCIKTNCPPLRMKKYEGIEKLKSSIDKNQCVGCSICAQVCPVNAIKRSEVEQGGSHEK